A window of Drosophila santomea strain STO CAGO 1482 chromosome X, Prin_Dsan_1.1, whole genome shotgun sequence genomic DNA:
GCTGACTTGGATCCATCTGTGTAAAGAAAGTGTCTACCTGCTACtgtgttttttaattccttgaACATTTGTTGGTATATTAATGGTGCCGTTTCTGCTTTGGATGAGGTGTGTAGTGCGGTGTTAGTGCTTGTACTGGACAGCCAGTGTTCTATTCTATTGTTCTATTGTATTGTGTAGTGAAGACGGGACTTTTGGTAttcttttggaatttttaattttgttgtaaattttttcaattggtGAGAACTTGGAGTTGATTatgattttgatgttttttgtgttgcatATGTTGTTCTATGTTCTATTGGCAGTATGTTAGCTTCATGCAATAGATTGTTTATTGGGGTGGTGCGAAAGGCATTGGAGGCGATTCTTATTGCTGAGTGGTAAATCGTTCTTAGTTTGTTCAGGGTTGATTTTGGGGCATTTCCATAAATGTGTACGCCGTAGTCTATTTTGGacataataattgatttgaccacatatattattgtgtttgtgttgcagCAGAATTGTTTGTTGGCTAGACATTTAATGACGTCTAGTCTTTTAGCTAGTTCTTAAGTAAGATTTTCTATGTGTTTGTTCCATCTGTAGTTTCTGGCTACTGTTATTCCTAGTATTTTGAGGGACGTTACATTTTGTATGAGGGTATCGTTGGTTTGCAGTGTGAAGTTGGAGGTTCTTTTCCTACAAACGTGCAGATGTTTACATGTTGCACCATTTTTATGTCGTTGAGAAGTGCGTCTAGGTTGAGGTTGTCTTGTTTTTTCCCaagattttaaattattgtgaAGTCGTCGGCGTAGGCAGTGAAATCCATTTGTTTGTGCGTAGctagtattttgtttaattggtTGAATGCTATTGCGAATAATATCACAGATAAGGGGGATCCTTGCGGTATTCCATTGTGAAGAGGTTGGGGGTTTGAGTAGGATTTGTTGGAAAGGACTGTTATTTTTCTATTGGTGAGGACGTTTGTTATGTAGTTGGAGATCCTTGGGCCTATTTTCCAGGCTATAAGTTCGTCAATGATGCTGTGGATGCCTACTCTGTCAAACGCTTTGGCGTAATCTAGTGAGATGATCGACGCGTGGCTTTTCTTTGATAGGGATGCAGTTATCTGATAATCTAGCATAGCTAGAGAATCAAAAACCGATGTTCCCTTTCTGAATCCCATTTGCCGGTTATCTAGAAGCTTGCTATTTGAAGCTAGCCACCATAGCcgttttgctattattttatcaAGGACTTTGGATATGCATGGATTGAGTGAGTCTATAGGAGTTAATTTTGGTTTTGTCCGTGTTAGGTTTGGGTATAGGTATGACGCTGCTTACTTTAAGTTTCTGAGGTATATATGAGCTAAGGATGTTGTTGAAAAGTTTTAGCAGTCTTTTATGTTGGTTTGTGGATAGGTTTTTAAGCATAGGATAGCTTATACGGTCTCGGCCTGGAGTTTTTCCTTTGAATTGATTAAGTGCAGCAAGGAGTTCTGTAAGAGATTTGTCCTGTTCGATGCTAAGCGCTGTAGGGGATGGGACGTGTGTGTGAGGGATTGGATTTGATTTCCTTTGTATGAATGTTGTGtggttcttactttttgccttacggcgccttaattgggatgcaaaccttagattccctccttattcaagtagattaatgttaattaacttaccctccttagctaaccgtagaacgatgcttggaacagtctttattttaaaccttattcgtggtgaagtggatagtcccgacttggttagtcggctaatTTTCACTGTTCCAAtcagatttactagaaattacgtacctctaattttaaatcattgtagatctaactattAGTTGAATGATCCttacagagtattatgttctgactataatagattctatcctattatctctaattttgactctctgccgtttttaaagcgatctTAGTActatatgcatacatatatttcctcgtcctttaaTGTCTTttatatcgcgtctatcttcccgcgattcgagccgtacaatacacggcagcgcccctcggtcggttgggcgggaggtgtagccgtgggactcgcgcgtaaaaaaaaaaaaaaaaaatttgctGTCAAGCGATGCTTTAGACCAGTGGGTGCAGAGGTTGTTCgctatttcatttttgtccaTAATGCTTTGTGTTGTGTCATTGGGTTCGGTAAGGCAGTGGATGTGGTGCCTAGTTTTCAGGCCGCAGTAATGGTTTATTTTAGTCCATATTTTTCCGATGGGTGAACTTGGGCTAATTTCGGTTGTGAAGATTTcaattactgatttttttcttatttttatttcttgtttgAGTTTGGCGTTGGCTTTTTTGTAGGATAATACGCTTGTCATATTCGTGTTTCTGTTGAGATTTTTCCATGCTATTTGCATTTCTTAATTGTTGGAGGGTTTGGTCCCACCATGGAACGTTCCGCTGTCTTCTAGACTGGTGTGATTGGAGGATGGATTCATTGGCGgattaaattattattcttgtaaTAATAGCGAGTTCTTTATTAACATTGAAGATTGGGTGCTTGTCAGTAGACATCTTATCCGCAATTTCCTGGAATAGGGGCCAGTTTGCCTTCTAAAGGTTAAATCTTGGTCTTTCGATTGGGTTGTTTATGTTATGTTCTTCGAATAGGTCTATGTGAATTGGGTAATGGTCGCTGCCTGAAAGCGAGCTGTCCGTATACCATTTTGAGTTCAGGTTACTAGGGGGTGATGCAATGGAAAGGTCTATGTGTGTGAATGTATGATGTGTGATATAGTGGGTTTCTGAGCCGTTGTTAAGTGTTACGAGTGAGTTTTGGTCATAGCTCGCAAATAACTGTCAAccgtttttcgttttgcgGTCTGCACTCGAACACAACCGAAAAAGACGATGCACGTGTGCTCTCGCTCTGAACAGAACTTTTCGTTtctctttgttttggttttcggtcaACAGTTCTCAGTCGCGTTGTTCTTGTTATGCTCACTCAACAACAACTCAGAGAGAGCGGGCCAACTGAACGCTCGCTCGATGAGGGTCAGCAGAAGAGCGAAAAAACGAAAGGCTCATCGCAAACGGTCTTTTGTCTTCCGTGCAAACAAACCATTGCAACAAttttaagttaaaatttttaacatatttattagatagatagatataaCTTTAAATTTAGTACTTATTCAGTGTTTAGCTTTACAGGTAGTAGCGaattaacattaacattaacaaatgcaaaaaatcTTCGCTCGTTGCAAAACGGTCAGCGATGAGCAGAGCAAAAGAGAAACACGAAATTGTGTTTTTGGTTGAGCACCGTGCATTCGTTCAAGAGACACTGGAAAACGGTTCTTGTCTGACTATTTGCGCATGTGGTGCGCAAAAAACAGTTATTTGGTGACTGCAAGAAACGGTCAACTGTTATTTGCGAGCTCTGGTTTTGGttgattaatttaaataatgtgTTTCCTCTTTGGTTGTTGGTTTGTGAGCCCTAGCTGCTGTGCCAGCTATTAAAATCTCCTGTTATTAGTAGGGGTGGTTGTAATTTGTCGTATATATTTCTGAGATTTTGTATTGTAAAAGGTTTGTTGAGTGGGATGTAAGATGGTGCTATGGTGAACTTGAATTTGGAATGAATTGTTACTGCTATTGTGTCGAAGTCAAAGGCGCTGATTTGTACATTTTGATATTGTAATGAGTTATGGACGAGGAGAGCAGCTCCTCCAAAACTGTTTGTGGCGGTGTTTTCGTGATAGAAAACAGTTTATTGGAATAGGTATGTTTTGAGTAGAGTGTAAGTGTGTTTCTTGTAGGGATATTATCTTAgggttgtttttttttataataatttgcaattggTTGTAGTTGTTAATGTAACCGTTCATGTTCCACTGTATTactttaagcattttttttaaattgggattttaattaatttaggAAATAGAGACAATTTACCTGTTTTAATGTATAATTGCTATTTGGGAACGAAACACCCTGTATGCGCGAACAAGTCACCCTTtatctttgtttacattatcaTTTGTCTGCAGCTTCAGCGGAGCTTATCAGCGGAATCAATGTAAGCATCGCACCGCTGTAATTGTCCGCGAGCTTGCCCAGTACTTTTCCAAACTTCTTACTCCCTTCTAACTGTAACTTGTTTACGTCTTATGCTAGTTTAATCGTATGGCGTGAGTACAGCCAAAGCTTAAGTTAGTCACATTTTTGATCTGCAAGAAAACGTACGCATCGGTGTCgaactaattaatattaagtgtctgaaattaaccaataaatcaaactaaacAGTAACACTGGCGGGTTTATTTATGAACATAAAAAAAActggtccttcgagccggatcACCGGAACTGCGTTTCTTTCGggcatttgattttgattattgGCCTTTTGGCAAACGGTGATCTATAGATTCCTACATCGTATAGAATCGTTCCCTTCTTTCGACCACCATGCGGAGTGTGATTCAACAACGGGGCTTCTGCAAAAGCCAAATTACTCGTGCGCATAATAATGCCTTAAAATTTGTTGATGACATTCATTCAGTGCAAACAATAGTTGTCCGCCTGGCGCAACTACAGGAAAGAGCTCGGAAGAGCTGTATGCATTTAAATCGGAAGCCGATTGGGAGAACTCTGACGAGGATTTTGACGCATATGAGGACAAACATTATGCTGCACACGCTCAGCAATACTTTGGAGGAGTTGAGACGGGATGTCACCTCAAACAGTGTTGATGCCACAGTTCAAGCCGCAGACACATCCCAGAGAAGTCATGTCGATTTTCAGTTCGAGCGAATTAAACTTCCGACTTTTTCTGAAAATTATGAGGACTGGAAACATTTTTCGGACATGTTTATTGGATCGATTGCTTCCAATTCGAGCCTGACGGATTGCCAacgatttcattatttaaaatcgTACCTTGCCGGAGACGCGCGATTAGTTAAACATATTCCAGTTACTAATGACAACTATCGGGAAGCATGGGATCGGCTGGAACAGCGATATAACAAACAATCGCTAATTATTCGATCGTTCTTAAACAGTTTCATGAGCCTTCCGAGTgctataaattcaaatatcgGCACAGTGCGGAAAATTGCCGATGGTGCAGACGAAGTTATTCGTGGTCTACGAGCTCTTAATTGCGAAGAGAGGGATCCCTGgctaattttcattttactttcAAAATTAGATAGCGATACCCGCCAAGCCTGGGCTCAGTGCGCAGAATCCGAGGAAAAAGGTGTGACCATCAACTGATTCCTGAAATTTCTCACATCACGCTGCGATACGTTGGAGGCTTTTAACTTAACTCGATCAACCCAAGCTCGACGCGCAGCTACAACGCGCCACGCAGACACGCATCCAAGACGGGAAGAGCCGAAGTGCACATCGTGCCAGCAGAATCACCAACTGTTTAAGTGTCCTCAATTCATCGCACTCGACATTGCATCTCGCCGAGACTTCCTCAAATCAAGAAAGCTCTGTTTCAATTGCCTCAGCCCGGCTCATATGGTGGGCAACTGTACATCGAGGCATACTTGTCGGATCTGCCGCCGCAAGCATCATACTTTGGTTCATGGCTCGTCGCAGCCAATtcaaaatggcaacaacattGACACAGCAAGTGTTGACAGCCGCGATCGACCAGCAATCTCACATGCGGGATCTACAATTGGCCACAATCAACCGCTAGCTCGAGAAGGTCATCGCTTGGGAAGCGAGACTCCCGCGGAAAACAACTTTACGCATCATACTCTGGAGAATATTCCGGCGGCTGGTTCTCAGACTCTGTTGCCAACCATCCTTGCTGACGTCATCGACGCCTGGGGAAACACTACAACCTGCAGGCTGCTCCTGGACACTGGATCTACAATAACCTTGGCATCGGAATCATTTGTTCAGCGAATAGGCGTGCGTCGAACGCACGCACGGATTTCTATTCTCGGTCTCGCCGCCAACAGCGCGGGCGTTACCCGAGGACGCGCACATATCAAGCTTCGCTCTCGTCATTCGGGCCAAACTGTCGAATTGGTCTCGTTCATTCTCAACTCGCTGACGTCATCACTTCCTGCCCAAGTTATTGACACCTCATCCTCTACGTGGGGGCAAGTCTGCGAGCTTCCTTTGGCAGACCCAACGTTCTGCACACCTGGAGCAATCGATGTCATGTTGGATCGGATCAACTTTGGTCTCTATACACAGGAGATCGGAAACACTTTGGTAACGACTTTCCTATCGCTCTCAATACTGTATTTGGTTGGATTCTTGCAGGCTCTTACTCTGCATTCGATGATCACCCTACTTCTGCGGTTACTCATCACGCGGACCTAGACACGATGGTTCGTTCATTCATGGAGATGGACAGCATTCAGCCTAACCAGGCTCTCCTGGACGCCAGCGATCCCACAGAGCGTCATTTTGCTGCCACACACAAGCGCTCGACGGACGGGGTGTACGTCGTCGAGTATCCCTTCAAGGAGAAGGCACCGCCTATTGATTCGACCTTGCCACAGGCCATCAATCGCTTCTTCTCGCTGGAACGCAAATTTCGTCGGTATCCAGAATTGAAGCAGCAGTACGAAGCTTTCCTGGACGACTACTTGCAACGTGGACATATGGAACAACTGACCTCGGCTCAAGTTGAGGAGTCCCCAGACACCTGCTTCTATTTGCCGCACCACGCTGTCATCAAACTGGACAGTCTGACTACCAAATGTCGTGTAGTTTTTGATGGATCAGGAAAGGACAGCTCTGGAGTATCGCTCAATGACAGACTACATATTGGTCCACCAATTCAACGCGATCTTCTTGGCGTTTGTCTACGCTTCCGGCAGCACCAATATGTTTTATGCGCAGATGTCGAAAAGATGTTTCGAGGCATTAAAATCTTTAAGCCACACACCAATTTTCAGCGCATTGTTTGGCGCAAGACTGAGAATGAACCTCTGCTTCATTTTCGCCTGCTGAAGGTTACCTACGTATTGGAACCGTCACCCTTTCTGGCTGTTCGAGTTCTAAAGCAACTTGCCGACGATCATGGCCATGAATACCCTGCAGCAGCTCACGCTCTTCTGCACGATGCCTATGTGGACGATATCCCTACAGGCGCCAACACATTCGAGGAGCTTATGATTCTCAAGGACAAGCTTATAGCCCTCTTGGATAAGGAAAAATTCAAGCTACGCAAATGGAGTTCTAATAGTTGGCGTCTTCTGAAATCATTACCAGAGGAAGATAGATGTTTTGAACCTATCCAGGTCCTCAACAAATCAGCTGCGGATTCACCTGTCAAAGTTCTTGGTATCCAATGGAACCCTGGGAAGGACGTTCTGTATCTCAACCTAAAGGGATGCGATGCGACCATTTCTCCGACGAAAAGAGAACTCTTGTCTCAGCTATCAAGAATTTATGATCCGCTTGGACTGGTAGCGCCGGTCACAGTTCTACTCAAGCTAATCTTCCAAGAAAGCTGGACAAGTGTCCTGCAGTGGGACGACCCCATTCCTGAAAGTCTACGTACGCGCTGGAGAGCCTTAGTAGAGGATTTAACAGCACTTACGCAATGCCAAGTACCACGGTATATTGCGTCACCATTTCGAGATGTTCAACTACGCGGATTCGCCGACGCATCCTCGGACGCCTACGGTGCGGTAGTTTACGCTCGAGTTGCAGTTGGATGCAGCTTTCAAGTAACTCTGGTTGCCGCCAAAACACGGGTGGCCCCGATCAAGCCCGTATCAATTCCACGTTTGGAGCTAAACGCTGCGTTACTTCTATCTCGATTGCTTTCTATTGTCAAAACATCACTAACAATTCCTCTTTTCAGCACGAGCTGCTGGACAGATTCAGAAATTGTGCTACACTGGCTTTCAGCTCCCCCTCGACGGTGGAACACCTACGTCTGCAACCGAACTTCTGAGATATTGAGCGACTTTCCCCGTAGCTGCTGGAACCATGTTCGCACGGAAGACAATCCTGCTGATTGTGCTTCCCGAGGACTTCATCCGTCAAAGCTTCTGGAGCATCGACTGTGGTGGAAAGGTCCGTCCTGGCTTGCCACACCCACCTCTGAGTGGCCACCTTCTACAAGCAAGTTCAGCGTATCTTCAAGTTTCGATGTCAACACCGAAGAACGAGCCATAAAGCCCACGACTCTACATAACTTTCCTGATGAAAGTATACACGAGTTACTCATCCACAAATTCTCAACCTGGACGCGTCTTATAAGGGTATCTAGCTACTGTCATCGCTTTATTCACACTCTTCGATCTCACCATAGGAATTCGGCACCATTCCTTACGTCTGAAGAGTTGCTGGACGCACAGCGCCGACTTATTCGACATGTGCAACAAAAATCCTTTGCCAGAGAATATGCGCAGCTTAACGCTAAATCGCATCTTATCCGGTTTTCTCCGTTTCTGGATGATTATGGAGTAATGCGAGTCGGTGGGAGAATCGAGCAATCTACACTCAACTACAACGCCAAGCACCCGATTCTGATACCTAAAGATACACCACTAGCTGGACTGCTGGTTCGACATTTTCATGTCTCCTATCTGCACACTGGAGTTGATGCAACGTTCACCAATCTTCGTCAGCAAAACTGGATTCTGGGAGCCCGCAATCTAGTCAGAAAGGCAGTCTTCCAATGCAAATCCTGTTTTCTTCAACGAAAGGGCACAAGCAACCAGATCATGGGAGAGCTACCAATTCCTCGAGTTCAAGCTAGCCGCTGCTTTCAACACACAGGGCTGGACTACGCTGGACCGATCGCAATCAAGGAATCAAAAGGAAGAACTCCACGCATCGGAAAGGCAtggttttctattttcgtGTGCCTCACTACAAAGGCACTTCACATCGAGGTTGTTAGTGAGCTAACTACACAGGCTTTCATCGCAGCCTTTCAACGATTAATTGCACGCCGAGCGAAGCCTACTGACCTGTATTCGGACAACGGAACTACATTTCATGGAGGCAAGCAAACTTTGGATGACAAGAGACGTCTGGCCATTCAACAAGCCAAAGATGAGGAACTAGCAGGATTCTTTGCCAATGAAGGGATTTCTTGGCACTTTATACCCCCGTCTGCTCCCCATTTTGGAGGGATGTGGGAAGCTGGAGTTCGCTCAATTAAACTCCATATGAAACGGATACTTGGATCAAAGGCTTTAACGTTTGAGGAGCTCTCTACTGTCCTGACACAAATTGAAGCTATCCTGAATTCACGCCCGCTGTGCCCAACTGGGATAATTCTTTGGATCCACTGACGCCTGCTCATTTTTTGACTGGATCTCCGTATACTGCATTGCCTGAACCCTGTCGTCTGGATAAGCAAGTCAATTGATTGGATAGGTGGAACCAGCTGCAAGCCATGGTTCAAGGCTTTTGGAAAAGGTGGCATATGGAATACCTAACATCTCTTCATGAGCGGACAAAGTGGCATCTGGAAACCGAGAATCTGAAGATCGACACACTGGTAGTACTCAAGGAGCCCAATCTACCGCCCTCTAAATGGATTCTTGGCCGCATCACCGCAGTGCACGCAGGAATCGACGACAAGGTCCGAGTCGTTACAGTGAAGACTGCTCACGGATTATACAAAcgccaaattgccaaaatcgCTGTACTGCCTCTCTGCTGAACAACCGTTCAGGGGGGCCGGTATGTTTGGGAACGAGACACCCTGTATGCGCGAACAAGTCACCCTTtatctttgtttacattatcaTTTGTCTGCAGCTTGAGCGGAGCTTATCAGCGGAATCAATGTAAGCATCGCACCGCTTTAATTGTCCGCGAGCTTGCCCAGTACTTTTCCAAACTTCTAACTCCCTTCTAACTGTAACTTGTTTCCGTCTTATGCTACTTTAATCGTATGGCGTGAGTACAGCCAAAGCTTAATTTAGTCACATTTTTGATCTGCAAGAAAACGTACGCATCGGTGTCgaactaattaatattaagtgtctgaaattaaccaataaatcaaactaaacAGTAACACTGGCGGgtttatttatgaataaatgcattatattttttttgtatttattttattatacccgttactcgtagagtaaaagggtatactagattcgctgaaaagtatgtaagaggcagaaggaagcgtttccgaccatataaagtatatatattcttgatcaggatcaatagccgagtcgatctggccatgtccgtctgtccgtccgtctgtccgtctgtccgtccgtatgaacgtcgagatctcaggaactacaaaagctagaaagttgagattaaacacacagactccagagacatagaagcagcgcaagtttgtcgattcatgttgccacgcccactctaacgcccacaaaccgcccaaaactgccacgcccacacttttgaaaaatgttttgaaattttttcatttttgtattagtcttgtaattttctatcgatttaccaaaaaaactttttgccacgcc
This region includes:
- the LOC122756546 gene encoding uncharacterized protein LOC122756546 yields the protein MVRSFMEMDSIQPNQALLDASDPTERHFAATHKRSTDGVYVVEYPFKEKAPPIDSTLPQAINRFFSLERKFRRYPELKQQYEAFLDDYLQRGHMEQLTSAQVEESPDTCFYLPHHAVIKLDSLTTKCRVVFDGSGKDSSGVSLNDRLHIGPPIQRDLLGVCLRFRQHQYVLCADVEKMFRGIKIFKPHTNFQRIVWRKTENEPLLHFRLLKVTYVLEPSPFLAVRVLKQLADDHGHEYPAAAHALLHDAYVDDIPTGANTFEELMILKDKLIALLDKEKFKLRKWSSNSWRLLKSLPEEDRCFEPIQVLNKSAADSPVKVLGIQWNPGKDVLYLNLKGCDATISPTKRELLSQLSRIYDPLGLVAPVTVLLKLIFQESWTSVLQWDDPIPESLRTRWRALVEDLTALTQCQVPRYIASPFRDVQLRGFADASSDAYGAVVYARVAVGCSFQVTLVAAKTRVAPIKPVSIPRLELNAATSCWTDSEIVLHWLSAPPRRWNTYVCNRTSEILSDFPRSCWNHVRTEDNPADCASRGLHPSKLLEHRLWWKGPSWLATPTSEWPPSTSKFSVSSSFDVNTEERAIKPTTLHNFPDESIHELLIHKFSTWTRLIRVSSYCHRFIHTLRSHHRNSAPFLTSEELLDAQRRLIRHVQQKSFAREYAQLNAKSHLIRFSPFLDDYGVMRVGGRIEQSTLNYNAKHPILIPKDTPLAGLLVRHFHVSYLHTGVDATFTNLRQQNWILGARNLVRKAVFQCKSCFLQRKGTSNQIMGELPIPRVQASRCFQHTGLDYAGPIAIKESKGRTPRIGKAWFSIFVCLTTKALHIEVVSELTTQAFIAAFQRLIARRAKPTDLYSDNGTTFHGGKQTLDDKRRLAIQQAKDEELAGFFANEGISWHFIPPSAPHFGGMWNQLQAMVQGFWKRWHMEYLTSLHERTKWHLETENLKIDTLVVLKEPNLPPSKWILGRITAVHAGIDDKVRVVTVKTAHGLYKRQIAKIAVLPLC